The Medicago truncatula cultivar Jemalong A17 chromosome 4, MtrunA17r5.0-ANR, whole genome shotgun sequence genome includes a region encoding these proteins:
- the LOC25493582 gene encoding serine/threonine-protein kinase SAPK3 has product MEERYEPLEELYYFLNQQVKESGIARLAKDKNTGELVALKYIERGKKIDESVQRDIINHRSLRHPNIIRFKEVLLTPSHLVIVLEYAAGGELLKRIRTTGRFSEDEARCLFQQLISGVSYCHSMEICHTGLKLENTLLDGNPSPQLKIFNFDYSKSTILHSQPKAAVGSPSYITPEVLLQKEYDRKIADMWSCGVTLYVMLVGAYPFEEPEDHRNFRKTIGRIIGVQYSIPDDVHISVECRNLLSRIFVADPAKRITIPEIKQDPWFLKNLPEEIIEAEKKGYVETKMDQPSQNVEEIMRIIQEARVQGSKAGDGGEAGTGSMNVRR; this is encoded by the exons ATGGAAGAACGTTATGAGCCATTAGAggaactttattattttttgaatcagCAAGTGAAGGAATCTGGTATTGCTAGGTTGGCTAAAGACAAAAATACTGGCGAGCTTGTTGCTCTCAAATACATAGAGAGGGGCAAAAAG ATTGATGAGAGTGTCCAGAGGGACATAATTAACCACAGATCATTAAGGCATCCTAATATTATCAGATTCAAAGAG GTCTTGCTTACTCCTTCTCATCTAGTCATTGTCTTGGAGTATGCTGCGGGTGGTGAACTCTTGAAGAGGATACGCACCACTGGTCGATTTAGTGAAGACGAG GCAAGATGTTTATTCCAACAGCTAATATCTGGTGTTAGCTACTGTCATTCAATG GAAATTTGTCATACAGGTCTGAAATTGGAAAACACTCTATTGGATGGAAATCCATCCCCTCAgcttaaaattttcaattttgattactCCAAG TCAACAATATTGCACTCTCAACCAAAGGCAGCAGTTGGATCTCCGTCATACATTACTCCTGAGGTTCTGTTACAAAAGGAGTACGACAGAAAG ATTGCAGATATGTGGTCCTGTGGTGTGACACTTTATGTTATGCTAGTTGGTGCATATCCATTTGAAGAACCAGAAGATCATAGGAATTTCAGAAAGACTATTGGG AGAATAATAGGTGTTCAATACTCCATACCCGACGATGTACATATTTCAGTCGAGTGTAGGAACCTTCTATCTCGCATCTTTGTTGCCGATCCTGCCAAG AGGATCACCATCCCAGAGATAAAACAGGACCCTtggtttttgaagaatttgCCTGAAGAGATAATTGAAGCTGAAAAAAAAGGTTATGTGGAAACAAAGATGGACCAACCAAGCCAAAATGTAGAAGAAATCATGAGGATCATACAAGAAGCGAGGGTACAAGGATCGAAAGCTGGCGATGGTGGTGAAGCTGGCACCGGTTCCATGAACGTCAGAAGATGA
- the LOC25493583 gene encoding LOB domain-containing protein 24, producing the protein MVCAACKYQRRKCSPSCDLAPYFPADKPEIFYKAHRLFGVSNMVKMLKNIDDEHLKDEAMKSIIFESDMRARFPATGCLGVIHMYGGMLKKSVDELDHVRNLLAYCKQHNLSSAPSTSSHFSNTPIGANLNTSFMDSTKEAQLNGDNGGVDPQGKP; encoded by the coding sequence ATGGTTTGTGCAGCATGCAAATATCAAAGAAGAAAGTGTTCTCCAAGTTGCGATTTAGCTCCTTATTTTCCAGCCGATAAACCAGAAATCTTCTACAAGGCTCATCGTTTGTTTGGTGTTTCCAACATGGTGAAGATGCTAAAGAATATTGATGATGAACATCTAAAAGATGAAGCAATGAAATCAATTATCTTTGAGTCGGATATGCGTGCAAGATTCCCTGCTACTGGATGTCTCGGTGTTATTCATATGTACGGAGGCATGTTAAAGAAGTCTGTTGATGAGTTAGATCATGTAAGAAATCTACTAGCTTATTGTAaacaacataatctttcttctgCACCTTCTACTAGTTCTCATTTTTCAAATACTCCAATTGGTGCAAATTTGAATACAAGTTTTATGGATTCAACAAAGGAAGCACAGCTGAATGGTGACAATGGTGGTGTTGATCCACAGGGAAAACCTTAA
- the LOC25493584 gene encoding serine/threonine-protein kinase SAPK3 — protein sequence MEERYEPLKELGSGNFGVARLAKDKNTGELVALKYIERGKKIDENVQREIINHRSLRHPNIIRFKEVLLTPSHLAIVLEYASGGELFERICSAGRFSEDEARYFFQQLISGVSYCHSMEICHRDLKLENTLLDGNPSPRLKICDFGYSKSAILHSQPKSTVGTPAYIAPEVLSRKEYDGKIADVWSCGVTLYVMLVGAYPFEEPEDPRNFRKTIGRIIGVQYSIPDYVRISAECRNLLSRIFVADPAKRVTIPEIKQNPWFLKNMPKEIIEAERKGYMETKKDQPSQSVEEIMRIIQEARIPGQGSKVGDGTGQASTGSMNMDDDEEIDVSGEYENV from the exons ATGGAAGAAAGATATGAGCCATTGAAGGAActtggttctggaaattttggtGTTGCTAGGTTGGCTAAAGACAAAAATACTGGGGAACTTGTTGCTCTCAAATACATAGAGAGGGGTAAAAAG ATTGATGAGAATGTTCAAAGGGAGATAATTAACCACCGATCGTTAAGGCATCCTAATATTATCAGATTCAAAGAG GTCTTGCTGACACCTTCTCATCTAGCCATTGTCTTGGAGTATGCTTCTGGTGGTGAACTCTTCGAGAGGATATGCTCCGCTGGTCGATTTAGTGAAGATGAG GCAAGATATTTCTTCCAACAGCTAATATCCGGTGTTAGCTACTGTCATTCAATG GAAATTTGTCATAGAGATCTGAAATTGGAAAACACTCTCTTGGATGGAAATCCATCCCCTCGGCTTAAAATTTGTGACTTTGGTTACTCCAAG TCTGCAATACTGCACTCTCAACCAAAGTCAACAGTTGGAACTCCTGCATACATTGCTCCCGAGGTTCTGTCACGAAAGGAGTACGATGGAAAG ATTGCAGATGTTTGGTCTTGTGGTGTGACACTCTATGTCATGCTAGTTGGTGCATATCCATTTGAAGAACCAGAAGATCCTAGAAATTTCAGAAAGACTATTGGG AGAATAATAGGTGTTCAATACTCCATTCCCGACTATGTACGCATTTCTGCAGAGTGCAGAAATCTTCTGTCTCGCATCTTTGTTGCCGATCCTGCCAAG AGGGTCACCATCCCAGAGATCAAACAGAATCCTTGGTTTTTGAAGAATATGCCTAAAGAGATAATTGAAGCTGAAAGAAAAGGTTATATGGAAACAAAGAAGGACCAACCAAGCCAAAGTGTGGAAGAAATCATGAGGATCATACAAGAGGCAAGGATACCGGGACAAGGATCTAAAGTCGGTGATGGTACTGGTCAAGCTAGCACCGGTTCAATGAACATGGACGATGACGAGGAAATTGATGTCAGTGGTGAATATGAAAATGTCTGA
- the LOC25493586 gene encoding potassium transporter 5, with protein sequence MLGGEADRVSIEDETETTKEITEKKLKDRKVSWAKLRRVDSLNLEAGRVSMNANHNSKVGWSVTLTLAFQSIGIVYGDIGTSPLYVYASTFAKGIKNNDDILGVLSLIIYTIVLIPMLKYVFIVLWANDNGNGGAFALYSLICRHIKMSLAPNQQPEDMELSNYKLEIPSSQQKRAHKLKQMLENSHFARIILLLLAIMGTAMVIGDGILTPSISVLSAVSGISTSLGQNAVVGITVAILVVLFSLQRFGTDKVGVLFAPVILIWFIFIGGIGLYNLFKYDIGVLKAFNPKYIVDYFKRNGKEGWLSLGGVFLCITGSEAMFADLGHFSVRAIQISFSFVTFPAILTAYIGQAAYLRQFPDKVGNTFYESIPDPLYWPTFVVAIGAAIIASQAMISGAFSIISQALSLGCFPRVKVVHTSANHEGQVYIPEINYMFLIGCIVVCVAFKTTENISHAYGIAVIGDMLITTTLVSLIMLVIWKKSLWMVSLFFFVFGFIEILYFSSQITKFSKGGYFPIVLAMFLTMVMGIWHYVHKERYMFELKNKVSTEYLRELANRTDVHRVPGIGLLYSELVQGIPPIFPHFIASVPSIHSVVVFVSIKTIPVNRVALEERFLFRQVEPREYRIFRCVARRGYNDVLGNPAEFESQLIQNLKEFIQQQDFMLEVNEGAATTTTSEQLVVSTAINENDQMQDISGKEVKPRSNNSSGRIIPSHGVSSDSIRSLPASVRKSSNFYEPIIIQGPEEEIKFIDKATENGVVYMIGEAEVVAHPNSSILNKIVVNYAYSFLRKNFRQGEDSIAIPRKRLLKVGMTYEI encoded by the exons ATGTTGGGAGGAGAAGCAGATCGAGTGAGCATAGAGGATGAGACAGAAACAACAAAGGAGATTACGGAGAAAAAGCTGAAAGATCGAAAGGTGTCATGGGCAAAACTACGTCGTGTAGACTCCCTCAATTTAGAAGCTGGAAGAGTTTCTATGAATGCAAACCACAATTCCAAG GTGGGTTGGAGCGTGACATTGACTTTGGCATTTCAAAGCATAGGAATTGTATATGGTGATATTGGTACATCTCCACTTTATGTGTATGCAAGTACTTTCGCTAAAGGGATTAAAAACAACGATGACATTCTTGGAGTATTGTCTCTCATAATCTACACTATTGTGCTTATCCCCATGCTCAAATATGTTTTCATCGTCTTATGGGCTAATGACAATGGCAATG GTGGAGCGTTTGCACTATACTCGTTGATATGTAGGCATATAAAGATGAGTTTGGCTCCCAATCAACAACCTGAAGACATGGAACTCTCTAATTACAAACTAGAAATACCATCTAGCCAGCAGAAAAGAGCCCATAAACTGAAACAAATGCTTGAGAATAGTCATTTTGCACGAATTATACTTTTACTTCTAGCTATAATGGGTACTGCCATGGTCATAGGAGATGGGATTCTCACTCCCTCCATTTCAG TCCTTTCTGCTGTGAGCGGGATCAGTACATCATTGGGTCAAA ATGCTGTTGTGGGCATCACGGTAGCAATTTTGGTTGTCCTATTTTCTTTGCAACGATTTGGTACTGATAAAGTGGGAGTCTTATTTGCTCCAGTTATTTTAatatggtttatttttattggtgGTATTGGTCTCTACAATTTATTCAAATATGACATTGGAGTATTAAAAGCTTTTAATCCAAAATATATTGTTGATTACTTTAAACGAAATGGTAAGGAAGGTTGGTTATCACTAGGTGGAGTCTTTCTATGCATAACAG GATCTGAGGCCATGTTTGCTGATTTGGGTCACTTTAGTGTACGAGCCATTCAA ATTAGCTTTTCTTTTGTTACATTTCCTGCAATATTGACGGCATATATTGGGCAAGCAGCATATCTAAGACAATTTCCTGACAAAGTGGGGAATACTTTCTATGAAAGTATACCag ATCCCTTGTATTGGCCAACATTTGTTGTGGCTATTGGTGCTGCCATTATAGCTAGTCAGGCAATGATTTCAGGAGCATTTTCCATTATATCACAAGCCCTTAGTTTAGGTTGTTTCCCTAGAGTCAAGGTTGTTCATACTTCAGCTAACCATGAAGGTCAAGTTTATATTCCAGAGATCAACTACATGTTCTTGATTGGATGTATTGTAGTTTGTGTTGCCTTCAAGACCACGGAAAATATTAGCCATGCTTATG GGATTGCTGTTATTGGTGATATGTTGATCACAACAACACTAGTTTCACTTATAATGCTTGTTATATGGAAAAAGAGTTTATGGATGGTTagccttttcttttttgtatttggtTTCATAGAGATTCTTTATTTCTCATCTCAAATAACCAAGTTTTCAAAAGGAGGATATTTTCCAATTGTACTAGCTATGTTCTTGACAATGGTTATGGGAATTTGGCATTACGTTCACAAAGAAAGATACATGTTTGAACTCAAAAACAAAGTCTCTACCGAGTATTTGAGGGAATTGGCAAACAGAACAGATGTACACAGAGTGCCTGGAATTGGACTTTTGTATTCCGAGCTTGTACAAGGAATTCCTCCAATATTTCCGCACTTTATAGCTAGCGTACCATCCATTCATTCAGTTGTTGTGTTCGTTTCTATCAAGACAATTCCGGTTAATAGAGTTGCTTTGGAAGAGAGGTTTTTGTTTCGGCAAGTGGAACCAAGAGAGTATAGAATATTTCGATGTGTTGCAAGACGCGGTTACAATGATGTGCTTGGGAATCCTGCGGAGTTTGAGTCACAATTAATACAAAATCTCaaggaatttattcaacaacaGGATTTTATGCTTGAGGTTAATGAGGGTGCTGCTACAACTACAACAAGTGAACAATTAGTAGTATCTACTGCCATTAATGAAAATGATCAAATGCAAGATATATCAGGTAAAGAAGTGAAACCAAGGTCAAATAATTCTTCTGGTAGAATTATACCAAGTCATGGTGTATCATCAGATTCCATTAGATCATTGCCTGCAAGTGtgagaaaatcatcaaatttttaCGAACCTATCATCATCCAAGGACCTGAAGaggaaataaaatttatagataAAGCAACAGAAAATGGTGTGGTATATATGATAGGTGAAGCAGAGGTAGTAGCTCACCCAAATTCTTCCATTTTGAATAAGATTGTTGTCAACTATGCTTATAGCTTCTTGCGCAAAAACTTTAGACAAGGAGAAGATTCTATAGCAATTCCCCGCAAGAGGCTTCTCAAGGTTGGGATGACATATGAAATATGA